A single window of Syntrophus aciditrophicus SB DNA harbors:
- a CDS encoding double-cubane-cluster-containing anaerobic reductase — MQTAVATFPPLVENAQVADPVRRFLEYVLNKREQGNPVVGVYCGYAPVEMIRAMGAVPVSLCAASQRTVPAAEAVLPANLCPMIKSSFGFIQTNSCFFFASSDAVIGETTCDGKKKMFELIAHLKPTFIMDLPQLPDDSAVLDRWRESVLKLQYFLEKTLQTSLAADRLEAEIRETNRKNRLMGRFFAYLTCRPIPVSWREIYNVITLEHVANSVEFQDLIEKISSSIDQRIALGQCFGTFSSPRVLVSGCPVGGDACKVLQIIEEAGGVIVALEACSGMKNYFIRIEENSGDPLRAVAESTLSIPCSCMTPNRRRLDLLDKMITRFQPDAVIDVVLHACHAYNVESYKIRNHIQDRHGLPCLKIETDYSDGDIEQIRTRVEALFESLETRK; from the coding sequence ATGCAGACAGCAGTGGCAACATTCCCACCTCTAGTTGAGAATGCCCAGGTTGCGGACCCCGTTCGCCGCTTCCTTGAATATGTTTTGAACAAAAGGGAGCAGGGGAATCCCGTCGTCGGCGTCTATTGCGGCTATGCACCGGTTGAAATGATCAGGGCCATGGGCGCCGTTCCCGTCTCCCTCTGCGCCGCCTCGCAACGGACCGTTCCCGCGGCGGAAGCGGTCCTGCCCGCCAACCTCTGCCCAATGATCAAATCCAGCTTCGGATTCATCCAGACCAATTCCTGCTTTTTCTTTGCTTCTTCCGATGCCGTCATCGGGGAAACGACCTGCGACGGCAAGAAGAAGATGTTCGAGTTGATCGCCCATCTCAAGCCGACATTCATCATGGATCTCCCGCAACTTCCCGATGACTCGGCGGTATTGGACCGCTGGAGAGAAAGTGTCCTCAAGCTTCAGTACTTTCTGGAAAAGACCCTTCAGACTTCCCTTGCCGCAGATCGGCTGGAGGCGGAGATCCGGGAGACCAATCGCAAGAACCGCCTCATGGGCCGCTTTTTCGCCTATCTGACCTGCCGCCCGATCCCGGTCTCCTGGCGTGAGATCTACAATGTCATCACCCTTGAACATGTGGCGAACAGCGTTGAATTTCAGGACCTGATCGAAAAGATCTCCTCCAGTATTGATCAGCGGATTGCCCTGGGGCAATGTTTCGGTACTTTTTCTTCCCCGCGGGTCCTGGTCAGCGGCTGTCCCGTTGGAGGGGATGCCTGCAAGGTCCTGCAGATCATCGAGGAAGCCGGCGGGGTGATTGTGGCCCTGGAGGCATGCAGCGGAATGAAGAACTATTTCATCAGGATCGAGGAGAATAGCGGCGATCCCCTGAGGGCCGTGGCGGAAAGCACCCTGAGCATCCCCTGTTCCTGCATGACGCCGAATCGCCGCCGCCTGGACCTGCTGGACAAAATGATCACCCGGTTTCAACCGGATGCCGTCATCGACGTCGTTCTGCATGCCTGTCACGCCTACAACGTGGAGTCCTACAAGATTCGCAATCATATCCAGGATCGGCACGGTTTGCCCTGTCTGAAGATCGAAACGGACTACTCCGACGGCGACATCGAACAGATCCGGACCAGGGTGGAGGCCCTCTTTGAAAGCCTGGAAACCAGAAAATAA